From Alteromonas sp. BL110:
GAATTGGTATAATCGCGCCGATTTTTCTAAAAATATAAGAGAGTTGTGTGAAAGACGTAAACCCAGACCGCCTGAACAATACGTTGTCTAAACAGTATCAATTCGATACTAAAGGTCTCTTGCGCCGCGCTGCCGGTTTAACAAAAGCTAATTTTTCATCATTGTTTCAAGGTAGCCTTGTTCTATTTTTGGCCTTTGTGGTGCTTGGGGGGGTTGCTCAACAGTACATTACAATCAATGACGACGGTAGCTATGTATTCGAGCACCAGTCTATAATCCAGATTGTGGCAATCTGCATTGTTGCTCCGCTACTTACAGGCTTATATATGATGGGCGTTTTTGTAGCGCGAGGCGTAAAAATATCGGTATTTACGGTATTTCAGTTTTTTCCCCTTATATTTCTGGTTGCGTTAACCCAGCTAGTTAACAGTATCCTGGTGCAGCTGGGCATGATGCTGCTCATCTTACCTGGT
This genomic window contains:
- a CDS encoding stress protein translates to MKDVNPDRLNNTLSKQYQFDTKGLLRRAAGLTKANFSSLFQGSLVLFLAFVVLGGVAQQYITINDDGSYVFEHQSIIQIVAICIVAPLLTGLYMMGVFVARGVKISVFTVFQFFPLIFLVALTQLVNSILVQLGMMLLILPGVYFYLASSFSLMLVADRKLTPISAIILSCRVFNAYWAHIASIFGVLFLLFVSVPLTFGVSLIWVLPFYFSMMGLLYQELIGEQGVSTEASVNDVNESSFDA